The nucleotide window CACAACATCGTCGACTCTAATGATGTCCACTTTGTTCCTGTTCATCACTGAGTCCACATACAACCGACCAGGACCAACTGCCGCATTGTTAGACCCATTCAAAAACGGACTACCACCCCCTTCGTATGCTACCCcggaactagggtttgcatgaatcTTCTGATACGTTGCTGTCGTCTTCCGTATCGGATTACTAACCGGCTTAGACACCTTCTCACCATCCACAAACCGGgcaatcgtaataaacaacttATATGAGCCAATCCAAACATCCGATAACTCCTCCTCCATTCGCTTAATATCTTTAACACCTGAGAACGATACAAACGAAAACCTTTTACCCCATTTATCTACCTTCCTGGCGATATACGACCCTTCGTATCTACCGTAACCTCCCAACACCTCCTTAAGATCTTGTGACGAACACTTTGGAGGGAGTTTCGACACAAAGAACTTTGATATTACCTTATTGTTACCCTCAACCTGATGATCATTCCTTCTCCCTTTCCGATGATGAGCTTGTTCCCATTCTTCTGGATCTGGCCGCCTTTGGTCGCCCGACATAGTCGGAGCAATTAGGGTTTTTTTAAACTTTCACTTGATGGTTAGATATACAAATTATCTTCGTAAAACTTGATTAGTAGTTGTATTATGTTTGAAGTTTAATGTGTCGTAGAGTATGTTGTAGTATTGATTTAAATTCTACATTTAACTCTTTTAATTTAAAGTTTAGTAATTAAGTACAACCTTAAAACCAAATCATTGGTAATTTAATTCAGCCCCaagttagagcattcacatcctaaccatcaaattatgtgaggaggggtttttatattataaagggtataaaaagtggttgtgagtaaaggagagagaaaatgttactgttcatctgtatatttgaggggacactgttcacccgttataattttttaatatattttgaaagtggttgtgagtggaagttagagaaaaatgtaatgataatattatttaattgaaaggagagagaaaaagtatttgtttttagtggaaatatattgatatagaaattgttttttagtggaatgtatgtataatttgatggattggatgtgaatgctcttacataACGTAATAAACTAAGTGAAGAATAGTTTGCTAATTGAATACTTGCAACAAAAGTAAAAACCAAGTATGCAAGTGGTATGTTGTCCCATCATTTACTAATATTTTACTATTTCATTTGTTTTAAAATAATTAACTTCTAAAAAAAAGCGTTTATGAACATAATTATTTTACTTATTGTGATAATAGTTTTCATCAGAGGTAGTATAACAAACTTAATTAGTTATAACAATAAACAATTATACCTTCTTTTCTAGATGATAATTACATGACATGATACATCCCTGTAGTTTGTAAGAGAATATTTAGGGTCCTAATAATCTCATACCTCAAAATGTTAATTTTACACcctgtatacgggtcgtataatgtTATATGGCCCGTATAGAATAATTTGACATGATAAATATtgggccgtataatgttatacgtgatgtgtgtaaaatgcaacatataaatcacatcaattaaggcataaaactaaccctttttgagtactaatgttggaaaaatagtgtttttgtcttccttttgcattttcaggattaaatgagctcaaaatcacaaaagaagcaaaaagacaactaattctagcataaatacaagaaaaggaacaaaagtagactgcccggaccctcaacggcacctcccaaggcaaaggagaagaaacagagtctgaacacgccccgtgtccagcgaacacgggggcgtgcccaggaagcagcagaaaagacaaaccagtagaagcttccattgcccaccacggggccgtgtccagcgggcacgggggcgtggtgaaagtacagcaggcgcattaattgtaattcgcaattacaattaatgaggagagagagtgtcagacgggcacggggccgtgtccagcggacacggggccgtgtctagccttctgttcagcctataaatagaggagcttggcttcattctctctcatcccttggcacaccacctctctcacacctcatccaccacccaccaccaccataacaccatcatccaccaccatcatccattgtccatcgtagagcgtgtgagtcgtctcgggatccaagattgatcgtaagagttcttgacaatcaaggccatgtttgcctaagtctcttacatcacttggtgaagacaagtgtttagtataatactttttatttttaatcttttgcactttttatttggttttgtattaatgactttaataactagttacttatgttgaaggtgatctttccttatcgtttgtccgtggtgtcttggcattattttactgtctatataaaataaaagattttcaccattcatatctccacggtctatatggatgtatgttggctacctggtcgggggttaagggaatggtttggtaagggtcttgctcttgttcagcgtttagaggtcctgcttgggacctgggtcaaatttagtaggatctccttcaatacccataggtattggatggcggggatccaaactctttgaccccctcctaagttaactactattaatactataacccggctatttagaactgtatccctgctgactcagactacttagccgagggtaacgtcaccgccaaaagcggggcctaccacaatttgcattaataacttaattcattatctttcaataatccgaccctttaggattgtatccttgctgactcaaactactgggttgagggtaacgtcgccttcaaaagaggggcctactacaataactaagataatctcttaaacaagtgcaaaagtgcgaaaataatcaaaggttatactaatacacgtgtcggatccaagtgattcatcttgtctatctgtttatattttatttttattttcagcatttagttagtttttatttttcttagtttaaaacatttttctaacctttttgatttgattagacgttgaggataaaccggtactaaaagctcttgtgtccttggacgacctcggtatcttaccaacactatactacgtccacgatgggtgcacttgcccatatgtgtgtttagtgttagtgaatatcgtgttttataaatttaaaacttggctaaaagtgtaaaaagggcttaaatatacatctaaaatataacacacttcacgcacatcaagtttttggcgccgctgccggggacacaaggattttaagaaagttaggaatcaacggcctaatcgtatttttatttttctttaattttttaggattttttcttagtttttcagcttctgcagagctcaacacggggccgtgcccgctgaacacgccccgtgctcaatcattggaactggcaatcctgttttaagtcagacagtaggctgaacgcggggccgtgtccactcaacacgcccccgtgcccaagattcagttgctgaaaacagaaccgttagatcccggcggttggtaatttctaacacaaacatgagtgatagtaattctttttactttcggcactcttatggtttgtggtgtcgaatatgtggaggcgaacatgaggaattaaaatgttttttcctcacttataggccccactatatagacccaccgattccttgtaaccttaagaggggcgaaagtaaaaataagcactatttctccctcgaatgcgcccagccagatattctaggagaaatgctccttgacgagttatttcaactagaagaactacttctcaattggtcaaaagaacttaggaaggattttttagatccatcccaagatgatgaccatgaggaaatgttggaaccgcattccgacaacctcgttgctcccgaaaataccttcttacctagaaaagacgcggacgatagtcgtccctgtgccgattgtgccgtgaaggactccccatcgacttcgttcgatgcatacatagacctgagcgattcggcatacaccttctttaacgagagcctgggaaagggttggacttgtccacctagaatgaaaataggaattaccctcaccgacaacctcttgcgttctcgccttagtataggacaattaaggtatcttaggcactttggggttgttccaacaagtcaagagccacccgatatagattagctccttagtaaagacaaaacttcataaaacagctttccgacacggggccgtgcccggccaacacgcccccgtgtccaccaaaagattcccttctgatcagaacgtcagaatacggacaaactgtgtcagaattttatctgcacacggggccgtgtccagcggacacggggccgtgtccagcaggctgtcgttttctataaatgcagccaaaaatcctgcacatttggaccaacttggggacagagatttgaaggagtcttctctcaaacaatcctaggtaagtctaaaagaagtttccaacaacccatcttgtcctttcctcttctagacatttcctttttcttcatctttcttcaagaactaccatgaaaagtttgaatttttcaatctttgtggtagggaacaatgagttttgatcatggaatcttggtaaaaacatgttatgtaacattgtttagagttatttactgtcaaaaagcttgcataaactcaggaaataacttaaaaacccaagattccttgctccaaaattctgcagaaagatgaacacggggccgtgctcaatgagcacggggccgtgtccagaaactgtttcgtcatataaactgcttttggtttatttttcgtagaatggcgagtgaaaacagcgaaacatcatccgttcattcctcaaacagccgaaggggaaggaggccctccgttgaagctacacttgtgcactacgtgatagcactgAGGGAAGCTCTcaacgaaatgacgtcagtagaggaggtcctcattgaccgtattaacgatcttacaatgggacttgaaagcagcttccaagagattaaccttttgcaccaaaggttaaacattttggtagcacctcctatggaaccagtccttccacaacaagactggaacttggcactcggtgttaacaaccctaccgggtggggagactttcccgcagaacctcccatggaaaatccacaagaagttccagcggaagttgaaactcctcaaactaatgcgaacgagccctcttttctccttccaagggaggtagaggagtggcttgccgacatatgaggagaaccacaCCCGGAAGTAGGAGTTCTaaaaaagccttatctaaccaagattagtagcttcttggaaattttgctaaattaaaataaaacatagggctagaactccataagtttaatagttatgtaatttttatctttatctttatgtaatgtctctctatgattagtaatgttatgatggtttttaagattgatggttgttttaaaaaataaaacacactcatggtggtaatggatgaaaaagggaacgagaaaaatggaaccatgcaaaaagaacagagcaacccgacacaaatccctatcacagaaggctcaacacgggccgtgcccaaccaacacggccccgtgctgagccccctgcagaaaatcacccagttcaggtaactggacacgggccgtgttcagcggacacgcccccgtgtccaggcttctgtttcaattctctaatttttgttactggcacttgaccacggggccgtgcccgatcaacacggggccgtgtccaggatgccagtaacacaaaactttgcttttaaacccacttttacacattctaatcaaccaaaaactttatttttggacacattgaggacaatgtgtaatttaagtgtgggggggatgttaaaaccttgaaattttgcaaaatcctaaacacaagccttacacaaaactctattggaaccgctaaacaccccaaatttttttcaaaaaactttttcatttttttatttacttgtcttagtttaagctgggaataacaagttctaaaaaggttatatttttacaagtttacaaccgatagcgtcgtgataaaaagaaccaacataagaaaattatgaaacggtataacaagtctagttaaaaattcgattatatatacttgatcacattaaaaacccagtcccacaaaagtgagttttgagcctttattgagcataaaaatatacatatttagactaaatgctcatttcgtttactgtctatataaaataaaagattttcaccattcatatctccacggtctatatggaggtatgttggctacctggtcgggggttaagggaacggtttggtaagggtcttgcccttgttcagcgtttagaggtcctgcttgggacctgggtcaaatttagtaggatctccttcaatgcccataggtattggatggcggggatccaaactctttgaccccctcataagttaactactattaatactataacccggctatttaggactgtatccctgctgactcagactacttagccgagggtaacgtcaccccCAAAAGCGgagcctaccacaatttgcattaataacttaattcattatctttcaataatccgaccctttaggattgtatccttgctaactcaaactactgggttgagggtaacgtcgccttcaaaagaggggcctactacaataactaagataatctcttaaacaagtgcaaaagtgcgaaaataatcaaaggttatactaatacacgtgtcggatccaagtgattcatcttgtctatctgtttttattttatttttattttcagcatttagttagtttttatttttcttagtttaaaacatttttctaacctttttgatttgattagacgttgaggataaaccggtactaaaagctcttgtgtcattggacgacctcggtatcttaccaacactatactacgtccacgatgggtgcacttgcccatatgtgtgtttagtgttagtgaatatcgtgttttataaatttaaaacttggctaaaagtgtaaaaagggcttaagtatacatctaaaatataacacacttcacgcacatcaatacggctcgtatacatagagaaaaaaattaggtcgtataacattctatacgggtcgtataacattatacaaGGTTTGAGTCATATAACATTATATGGGTCGTATAACATCCTATACGagtcgtataatgttatacagCCTGTATACATAGACAAAAAAAAACTTTCTCTGACATTTTTTTTGTGCAACAATCAGTTATATGACTTATATAACTCTATACGGGCCATATAAATgtagggatgtgaaaataaaattttagggGTGTGAGAATGGTGGGAGCCAATATTTATTATGAGAtaatactaaaataaaaatataatcatttatttaaatcagaattataaaaataaagaaaaaaataatgcAAAAAAAGGTAGTTGAAGAAAATGAGACCAAAACTTAACTTAGCTTCAAGGCAATATAGACCCtgcaacaaacaaacaaacaaacaaacaacatacCACCTCACCACAATCAGGTGTATGAGGGACACATCAAATCTAAAAGGAAAACTACACACCCGCCACCCTCACTTCTCATATTAAAACCACCCCTTCACCTTACtaccctccaccaccaccaccaccaccaccacctcaacCTCTCTGCATTCTCCAGCCACCATGCAGGCAAGCGCCGGTCTAGTCGCCGGCTCCCACAACCGCAATGAGCTCGTCGTCATCCACGGCCATGAAGAGGTATAAACATGTCACATATTTTTGCAACTTTCTATTGTTAGACAAAACATACAACAATATTTTTTTTGGTTGTGACCCGCGTCACTTAACCACCAGGATGTCCTCTTGGGGACTTTTGGAAGATTGATAACAATGTTTTGAGTGGTGTTTGATGTTTGAACAGCCGAAGCCGTTAAAGGACATGACTGGTCAAGTATGTGAAATATGTGGTGATGAGATCGGTCTCACGGTTGATGGAGATTTGTTTGTAGCGTGTAACGAGTGCGGTTTTCCAGTATGCAGGCCATGTTATGAGTATGAAAGAAGAGAGGGCAGCCAGAACTGCCCTCAATGCAAAACTAGATATAAAAGGCTCAAAGgtaaaattttaacttagaaaagtattattattatcattattattattattatgtatgaTGTTAATTGAATGTAATTGTAGGTAGTCCAAGGGTTGagggtgatgatgatgaagaagatgtgGATGACATTGAGCATGAGTTTAATATAGATGATGAACACAACAAAAATAATAACATTGCTGAAGCAATGCTTCATGGGAAGATGAGCTATGGACGAGGACCTGAAGATGATGACAACAATAATACTCAATACCCACCTGTTATTGCTGGTAGATCTGCACACGTAAGTTAATTtgcttttaaaaaaaaacaaaaaaaaaaaaaacaaaagttgaTGCCCATCATAAAATCTATGATTTCTAATTTCTATGGCTCTTCGCGAGCCGAGTTACGGTCTTGGATTGGCTTGTAAACAAGCCAAGCCGAGTCAGGGTCTCGGTTTGTAAACAAACCGAGCTCGGCTTGGTTTATGAAGGATCCAAGCTgactcggtttgtaaacgagccgattTTAAGAGAGATTTTTTCGAGGGAGATTTGTGCCATGAGCTATCTATTAGTATTTGCAAGTGGGTAGCAAATATTATTTGTTTTGTGTCACGTCACGTGTCAGAACTATTTTTCACGCTTCtcttatatattaattttaaaagaTTTATTAAAAAAAGTCAATAGTAAATAGTAAAACATAATAGTAAATGAGCAAATATGAATCATGCCttaatatttaatatttcttttatTCAACCCGTTTTCAACCTAGTTATAtcataaattaaaaaaatctatATATAATTATTACTTCCACAAACAGTTTTATATCTAATGAAAAAAAATAAGTGAAGCTGGCAGTTACAAGCTATTTGAAGATCCCTAATGATTTCAAGATGAAAACTAACAAACTATGTGATCATGGATGCAGGTGAGTGATGAGTTTCCGATATCAACCCAACCTCATGGAGAGCACTTATCATCACTTCATAAACGGGTGCATCCTTACGGGTCACCCGAGTATGGTATACTTCTAATATTATCGATTTGATCTATCTTTTTGACGAATTCACACGTAGTAACTGAACAGTTATTTATACAGGAAGTGGAAGATGGGATGACAAGAAAGATGGAGGGTGGAAAGAAAGAATGGAAGAGTGGAAAATGCATCAGCAAGGCAATCTTGGAGCTGAAATTGATGATTCAGTAGATCCTGATATGGCAATGTAAACTTAACAAATTTTTTAATATCAttgatactttttttttttttaaaaatggcCCGTTTTGAACAgaacctgttttgacccgtttgcaaGGCTTaagtttaatatataaaaatggATCTTTAATGTTGCAATGTTACTGATCATGCAGGTTAGATGAAGCAAGACAGCCACTTTCTAGAAAAGTACCAATTGCATCCAGCAAGATCAATCCTTATCGGATGGTGATCGTGGCTCGGCTGTTTATACTCGCAATCTTTCTTCGGTATAGACTTATGAACCCTGTGCAGGATGGATTTGGGTTATGGCTAACTTCGGTCATCTGTGAGATCTGGTTTGCTTTCTCTTGGATATTGGATCAGTTCCCCAAATGGTTTCCCATTGATCGCGAGACGTATCTTGATCGCCTTTCTCTCAGGTTATAAACTATAACGATCAATCTGGTTGTGTTTGATCTCAAACGGGTCGGTTTAAAGTTTAAACATACTTTTATGATGCAGGTATGAAAGGGAAGGCGAACCGAATATGTTATGCCCGGTGGATGTGTTTGTGAGTACGGTGGATCCATTGAAGGAGCCTCCTCTTGTCACAGCTAACACGGTTTTATCCATTTTAGCTATGGACTATCCTGTTGATAAGATATCATGTTACATATCAGATGATGGAGCTTCAATGCTTTCCTTCGAATCACTATCAGAAACTGCAGAATTTGCGCGAAAATGGGTTCCATTTTGTAAGAAATTTGCCATTGAACCTCGAGCACCGGAGATGTACTTCTCGGACAAAATCGATTACCTCAAGGATAAAGTTCAACCCACATTCGTCAAGGAACGTCGAGCTATGAAGGTCTGTAAATAGTTTCATAGTGTTTACCTCATCAGCATGCTTAAGGCTGGTAAAGTGGGTGGGTTGAGCGGGTTCTGGTGAGGGGTCAAATTGGGTTTGGGTCAATATGCGCTTTGAGCAAAATGAGTTTGTGTCAAAACTTGTTGCTTTAAAAAAGTATGAATTTGGTTCGGGTCCGAAGGGTTTTGGGAAAAAATGAAGTTGATTGAAATTAGTCGTTTTAGAATAAATGAAGAGTTGGGTTAAAAGGTCCAAAAGGCCAAAATGGTCctaaaattataaatttgaaTCAAACCTTAAATATTTTTGTCATTATGGTTTTAATGATCCAATTTTGATGAGTTGCAGAGAGAATATGAAGAATTCAAGGTTCGGATCAATGCGCTTGTAGCGAAAGCCATGAAAGCGCCTGCGGAAGGTTGGATTATGCAAGACGGGACACCATGGCCCGGGAACAACACGAAAGATCACCCTGGAATGATTCAAGTGTTTCTCGGTCAGAGTGGCGGGACAGATGTCGAAGGAAACGAGCTTCCTCGACTTGTATACGTTTCCCGTGAAAAGAGGCCTGGTTTTCAACACCACAAGAAAGCCGGAGCCATGAATGCTTTGGTAAGTTAAAAATCATAAACATTGCATTgttattatatctattaaaagAAACCCGAATAATGTAACTGTTTGGATTTACAGGTTCGGGTCTCGGGAGTTCTAACAAATGCTCCATTTATGTTGAACTTGGATTGTGATCATTACCTAAACAACAGCAAGGCTGCAAGAGAAGCAATGTGTTTCTTGATGGACCCACAAATAGGAAGAAAAGTATGCTATGTTCAGTTTCCTCAAAGGTTTGATGGTATAGACAGACATGATCGATATGCCAATAGAAACACGGTTTTCTTTGATGTAAGCCCATATAACATATGATAAAGTAACATGGGCGGAACTAGAGGCGGTCTGTTGTTGATCCGTTAGTTGAAAAGTTCTGGTTCCGCCACTAAAAAGTTCCCTCTTAACGCAGTGTTTTGTTTTAAACAGATTAACATGAAAGGTCTAGATGGAATCCAAGGCCCGGTATATGTCGGTACAGGATGTGTTTTCAGGAGACAAGCCTTATATGGTTATGATCCACCAAAGGGTCCCAAAAGGCCAAAGATGGTAAGTTGTGATTGTTGTCCTTGTTTTGGACGTAGAAAGAAGAATCCAAAGTTTGAAAAACATGGTGATGTGGAAAACGTTCAAGGTAAATTGACGTTTTTACCCTTCAACTACCAACTGAATTCTACTGGTCTCTTGTAACTGATATGTTTATCTGATAAACTCAGGATATAATGATGATGATAAAGAACTTTTGAAGTCTCAAATGAACTTTGAAAAGAAGTTTGGACAATCGGCTATCTTCGTTACTTCGACTTTAATGGTTGACGGCGGGGTCCCACCATCCTCGAGCCCAGCATCACTACTCAAAGAAGCCATTCATGTAATCAGTTGCGGGTACGAAGACAAGACCGAATGGGGTTTGGAGGTAAAGTGAAAACAGTCGTTTACTTTTTGAGCTCGTTAATGTTTCCATGATCCTAAAGTGTCTTTACAATGCAGTTGGGCTGGATTTACGGGTCGATCACAGAGGATATTCTAACGGGGTTCAAGATGCATTGTCGCGGTTGGAGGTCAATATACTGTATGCCAAAAAGACCAGCATTTAAAGGGTCAGCTCCTATTAATCTATCGGATCGACTTAACCAAGTTCTGCGGTGGGCTTTGGGTTCTGTTGAGATCTTTTTCAGTCGACACAGCCCACTTTTGTATGGTTACAAAGGCGGTAATCTCAAGTGGCTCGAAAGGTTTGCTTATGTAAACACAACGATTTATCCCTTCACTGCTCTCCCACTTCTTGCATACTGCATCCTCCCTGCCATTTGCTTGCTCACTGGGAAGTTTATTATGCCAGAGGTATGCACTTACTAGCGAATacagttattattttttttactttagtTTAAACACCATTTTTATACAATTTTTTTAACCTTaaccatttttattattattatt belongs to Helianthus annuus cultivar XRQ/B chromosome 5, HanXRQr2.0-SUNRISE, whole genome shotgun sequence and includes:
- the LOC110940310 gene encoding cellulose synthase A catalytic subunit 7 [UDP-forming] produces the protein MQASAGLVAGSHNRNELVVIHGHEEPKPLKDMTGQVCEICGDEIGLTVDGDLFVACNECGFPVCRPCYEYERREGSQNCPQCKTRYKRLKGSPRVEGDDDEEDVDDIEHEFNIDDEHNKNNNIAEAMLHGKMSYGRGPEDDDNNNTQYPPVIAGRSAHVSDEFPISTQPHGEHLSSLHKRVHPYGSPEYGSGRWDDKKDGGWKERMEEWKMHQQGNLGAEIDDSVDPDMAMLDEARQPLSRKVPIASSKINPYRMVIVARLFILAIFLRYRLMNPVQDGFGLWLTSVICEIWFAFSWILDQFPKWFPIDRETYLDRLSLRYEREGEPNMLCPVDVFVSTVDPLKEPPLVTANTVLSILAMDYPVDKISCYISDDGASMLSFESLSETAEFARKWVPFCKKFAIEPRAPEMYFSDKIDYLKDKVQPTFVKERRAMKREYEEFKVRINALVAKAMKAPAEGWIMQDGTPWPGNNTKDHPGMIQVFLGQSGGTDVEGNELPRLVYVSREKRPGFQHHKKAGAMNALVRVSGVLTNAPFMLNLDCDHYLNNSKAAREAMCFLMDPQIGRKVCYVQFPQRFDGIDRHDRYANRNTVFFDINMKGLDGIQGPVYVGTGCVFRRQALYGYDPPKGPKRPKMVSCDCCPCFGRRKKNPKFEKHGDVENVQGYNDDDKELLKSQMNFEKKFGQSAIFVTSTLMVDGGVPPSSSPASLLKEAIHVISCGYEDKTEWGLELGWIYGSITEDILTGFKMHCRGWRSIYCMPKRPAFKGSAPINLSDRLNQVLRWALGSVEIFFSRHSPLLYGYKGGNLKWLERFAYVNTTIYPFTALPLLAYCILPAICLLTGKFIMPEISTLASLFFISLFLSIFATGILELRWSGVSIEEWWRNEQFWVIGGVSAHLFAVIQGLLKVLAGIDTNFTVTSKATDDEEFGELYAFKWTTLLIPPTTILIINMVGVVAGISDAINNGYQSWGPLFGKLFFAFWVILHLYPFLKGLMGKQNRTPTIVVIWSILLASIFSLLWVRIDPFVLKTKGPDVKQCGLNC